A window of Saccopteryx leptura isolate mSacLep1 chromosome 5, mSacLep1_pri_phased_curated, whole genome shotgun sequence contains these coding sequences:
- the ABCB8 gene encoding mitochondrial potassium channel ATP-binding subunit isoform X1 has product MLVHFFRVGIRGGPVPGRPLFPFRFQTFSAVRHSDGRPSSCLLKAVAQLRAQLRARPAPSHSPSAWCWAGGALLGPMVLRQGLRLCLVALCEAEEAPPTCPRPCVTESSFNWKLFWRFLRPHLLLLGAAIVLALGAALVNVQIPLLLGQLVEIVAKYTRDHMGSFLNESRRLSTHLLILYGLQGLLTFGYLVLLSRIGERIAVDMRWALFSNLLRYCLLLPGVGCRQDIAFFDAKKTGQLVSRLTTDVQEFKSSFKLVISQGLRSCTQVAGCLVSLSMLSTRLTLLLMVATPALMGVGTMMGSALRKLSRQCQEQVARATGVADEALGNVRTVRAFAMEQREEERYRAELEGSRCKAEALGRGIALFQGLSNIAFNCMVLGTLFIGGSLVAGQQLTGGDLMSFLVASQTVQRSMANLSVLFGQVVRGLSAGTRVFQYMTLSPGIPLSGGCCVPREHLRGSITFHNVSFSYPGRPGFQVLKDFTLTLPPGKIVALVGQSGGGKTTVASLLERFYDPTAGVVTLDSRDLRTLDPSWLRGQVIGFISQEPVLFGTTIMENIRFGKLDASDEEVYAAAREANAHEFITSFPEGYNTVVGERGAALSGGQKQRLAIARALIKRPAVLILDEATSALDSESERVVQEALDRASAGRTVLVIAHRLSTVRGAHHIVVMAHGRVCEAGTHDELLKQGGLYAELIRRQTQDAPPPEAPGSPRHRHPKS; this is encoded by the exons ATGTTGGTGCACTTCTTTCGGGTCGGGATTCGGGGAGGTCCTGTCCCAGGAAGGCCGCTGTTCCCCTTCCGCTTCCAGACATTCTCGGCCGTCAG GCACTCTGATGGCCGGCCCAGCTCTTGCCTCCTCAAGGCCGTGGCCCAGCTGCGGGCCCAGCTCCGGGCTCGCCCAGCCCCTAGCCACAGCCCCTCTGCCTGGTGCTGGGCCGGGGGAGCCCTCCTGGGCCCCATGGTGCTGCGTCAGGGCCTCCGCCTCTGCCTGGTGGCACTGTGTGAGGCAGAAGAggcccctcccacctgccccaggccctgtGTAACGGAGTCCAGCTTCAACTGGAAGCTCTTCTGGCGGTTTCTGCGCCCCCACCTGCTGTTGCTGGGGGCAGCCATTGTG CTGGCCCTGGGTGCAGCCCTGGTAAACGTGCAGATCCCCCTGCTTCTGGGCCAGCTGGTGGAGATTGTGGCCAAGTACACGAGGGACCACATGGGCAGCTTCCTGAATGAGTCCCGAAGGCTCAGTACCCACCTGCTCATCCTCTATGGCCTCCAG GGACTGCTGACCTTCGGGTACCTGGTACTCCTGTCCCGCATCGGTGAGCGCATAGCTGTGGACATGCGGTGGGCCCTCTTCAGCAACCTGCTTCGGTACTGCCTGCTGCTGCCGGGTGTGGGCTGCAG ACAAGACATAGCTTTCTTTGATGCTAAAAAGACAGGGCAGCTGGTGAGCCGATTGACAACTGACGTGCAGGAGTTTAAATCATCCTTCAAGCTTGTCATCTCTCAG GGGCTGCGAAGCTGCACCCAGGTGGCCGGCTGCCTAGTGTCTCTGTCCATGTTGTCCACACGCCTCACTCTGCTGCTGATGGTGGCCACACCCGCCCTGATGGGAGTTGGCACCATGATGGGCTCAGCTCTCCGAAAACTGTCTCGCCAGTGCCAGGAGCAG GTTGCCAGGGCAACAGGCGTAGCAGATGAGGCCCTGGGCAATGTTCGGACAGTGCGAGCCTTTGCCATGGAGCAGCGGGAAGAGGA ACGCTACAGAGCAGAGCTGGAGGGGTCCCGCTGTAAGGCAGAGGCACTGGGCAGAGGCATCGCCTTGTTTCAGGGACTCTCCAACATCGCCTTTAACT GCATGGTCCTGGGCACCCTGTTTATCGGGGGTTCCCTCGTGGCTGGACAGCAGCTGACCGGGGGAGACCTCATGTCCTTCCTGGTGGCCTCTCAGACCGTGCAGAG GTCCATGGCCAACCTCTCTGTCCTTTTTGGTCAG GTGGTGCGGGGCCTCAGCGCAGGCACCCGGGTGTTCCAGTACATGACGCTGAGCCCAGGCATCCCGCTGTCTGGGGGCTGCTGCGTCCCCAGAGAACACCTGCGTGGGTCCATCACGTTTCACAACGTCAGCTTCAG TTACCCCGGCCGCCCTGGCTTCCAGGTGCTCAAAGACTTCACCCTCACACTGCCCCCTGGCAAGATCGTGGCCCTCGTGGGCCAGTCTGGCGGAG GAAAGACCACCGTGGCTTCCCTGCTTGAGCGCTTCTACGACCCCACAGCGGGTGTGGTGACGCTGGACAGCCGGGACCTACGCACCCTTGACCCCTCCTGGCTTCGGGGCCAGGTCATCGGCTTCATCAGCCAG GAGCCAGTCCTGTTTGGAACGACCATCATGGAGAACATTCGCTTTGGGAAGCTGGACGCCTCTGATGAAGAGGTGTACGCAGCTGCCCGGGAAGCCAATGCACACGAGTTCATCACCAGCTTCCCCGAGGGCTACAACACCGTCGTCG gCGAACGGGGTGCAGCCCTGTCTGGTGGCCAGAAACAGCGCCTGGCCATCGCCCGCGCCCTCATCAAGCGGCCAGCAGTACTGATCCTGGACGAGGCAACCAGCGCTCTGGACTCGGAGTCCGAGCGGGTTGTGCAAGAGGCCCTGGACCGTGCCAGCGCCGGCCGCACAGTGCTAGTTATCGCCCATCGGCTCAGCACAGTTCGAGGGGCTCACCACATTGTCGTCATGGCCCACGGCCGTGTCTGTGAG GCGGGGACCCATGACGAGCTCCTGAAGCAAGGCGGACTCTATGCGGAGCTCATCAGGAGACAGACCCAGGATGCCCCGCCTCCTGAGGCGCCCGGAAGCCCCAGACATCGCCA
- the ABCB8 gene encoding mitochondrial potassium channel ATP-binding subunit isoform X2, which produces MLVHFFRVGIRGGPVPGRPLFPFRFQTFSAVRHSDGRPSSCLLKAVAQLRAQLRARPAPSHSPSAWCWAGGALLGPMVLRQGLRLCLVALCEAEEAPPTCPRPCVTESSFNWKLFWRFLRPHLLLLGAAIVLALGAALVNVQIPLLLGQLVEIVAKYTRDHMGSFLNESRRLSTHLLILYGLQGLLTFGYLVLLSRIGERIAVDMRWALFSNLLRQDIAFFDAKKTGQLVSRLTTDVQEFKSSFKLVISQGLRSCTQVAGCLVSLSMLSTRLTLLLMVATPALMGVGTMMGSALRKLSRQCQEQVARATGVADEALGNVRTVRAFAMEQREEERYRAELEGSRCKAEALGRGIALFQGLSNIAFNCMVLGTLFIGGSLVAGQQLTGGDLMSFLVASQTVQRSMANLSVLFGQVVRGLSAGTRVFQYMTLSPGIPLSGGCCVPREHLRGSITFHNVSFSYPGRPGFQVLKDFTLTLPPGKIVALVGQSGGGKTTVASLLERFYDPTAGVVTLDSRDLRTLDPSWLRGQVIGFISQEPVLFGTTIMENIRFGKLDASDEEVYAAAREANAHEFITSFPEGYNTVVGERGAALSGGQKQRLAIARALIKRPAVLILDEATSALDSESERVVQEALDRASAGRTVLVIAHRLSTVRGAHHIVVMAHGRVCEAGTHDELLKQGGLYAELIRRQTQDAPPPEAPGSPRHRHPKS; this is translated from the exons ATGTTGGTGCACTTCTTTCGGGTCGGGATTCGGGGAGGTCCTGTCCCAGGAAGGCCGCTGTTCCCCTTCCGCTTCCAGACATTCTCGGCCGTCAG GCACTCTGATGGCCGGCCCAGCTCTTGCCTCCTCAAGGCCGTGGCCCAGCTGCGGGCCCAGCTCCGGGCTCGCCCAGCCCCTAGCCACAGCCCCTCTGCCTGGTGCTGGGCCGGGGGAGCCCTCCTGGGCCCCATGGTGCTGCGTCAGGGCCTCCGCCTCTGCCTGGTGGCACTGTGTGAGGCAGAAGAggcccctcccacctgccccaggccctgtGTAACGGAGTCCAGCTTCAACTGGAAGCTCTTCTGGCGGTTTCTGCGCCCCCACCTGCTGTTGCTGGGGGCAGCCATTGTG CTGGCCCTGGGTGCAGCCCTGGTAAACGTGCAGATCCCCCTGCTTCTGGGCCAGCTGGTGGAGATTGTGGCCAAGTACACGAGGGACCACATGGGCAGCTTCCTGAATGAGTCCCGAAGGCTCAGTACCCACCTGCTCATCCTCTATGGCCTCCAG GGACTGCTGACCTTCGGGTACCTGGTACTCCTGTCCCGCATCGGTGAGCGCATAGCTGTGGACATGCGGTGGGCCCTCTTCAGCAACCTGCTTCG ACAAGACATAGCTTTCTTTGATGCTAAAAAGACAGGGCAGCTGGTGAGCCGATTGACAACTGACGTGCAGGAGTTTAAATCATCCTTCAAGCTTGTCATCTCTCAG GGGCTGCGAAGCTGCACCCAGGTGGCCGGCTGCCTAGTGTCTCTGTCCATGTTGTCCACACGCCTCACTCTGCTGCTGATGGTGGCCACACCCGCCCTGATGGGAGTTGGCACCATGATGGGCTCAGCTCTCCGAAAACTGTCTCGCCAGTGCCAGGAGCAG GTTGCCAGGGCAACAGGCGTAGCAGATGAGGCCCTGGGCAATGTTCGGACAGTGCGAGCCTTTGCCATGGAGCAGCGGGAAGAGGA ACGCTACAGAGCAGAGCTGGAGGGGTCCCGCTGTAAGGCAGAGGCACTGGGCAGAGGCATCGCCTTGTTTCAGGGACTCTCCAACATCGCCTTTAACT GCATGGTCCTGGGCACCCTGTTTATCGGGGGTTCCCTCGTGGCTGGACAGCAGCTGACCGGGGGAGACCTCATGTCCTTCCTGGTGGCCTCTCAGACCGTGCAGAG GTCCATGGCCAACCTCTCTGTCCTTTTTGGTCAG GTGGTGCGGGGCCTCAGCGCAGGCACCCGGGTGTTCCAGTACATGACGCTGAGCCCAGGCATCCCGCTGTCTGGGGGCTGCTGCGTCCCCAGAGAACACCTGCGTGGGTCCATCACGTTTCACAACGTCAGCTTCAG TTACCCCGGCCGCCCTGGCTTCCAGGTGCTCAAAGACTTCACCCTCACACTGCCCCCTGGCAAGATCGTGGCCCTCGTGGGCCAGTCTGGCGGAG GAAAGACCACCGTGGCTTCCCTGCTTGAGCGCTTCTACGACCCCACAGCGGGTGTGGTGACGCTGGACAGCCGGGACCTACGCACCCTTGACCCCTCCTGGCTTCGGGGCCAGGTCATCGGCTTCATCAGCCAG GAGCCAGTCCTGTTTGGAACGACCATCATGGAGAACATTCGCTTTGGGAAGCTGGACGCCTCTGATGAAGAGGTGTACGCAGCTGCCCGGGAAGCCAATGCACACGAGTTCATCACCAGCTTCCCCGAGGGCTACAACACCGTCGTCG gCGAACGGGGTGCAGCCCTGTCTGGTGGCCAGAAACAGCGCCTGGCCATCGCCCGCGCCCTCATCAAGCGGCCAGCAGTACTGATCCTGGACGAGGCAACCAGCGCTCTGGACTCGGAGTCCGAGCGGGTTGTGCAAGAGGCCCTGGACCGTGCCAGCGCCGGCCGCACAGTGCTAGTTATCGCCCATCGGCTCAGCACAGTTCGAGGGGCTCACCACATTGTCGTCATGGCCCACGGCCGTGTCTGTGAG GCGGGGACCCATGACGAGCTCCTGAAGCAAGGCGGACTCTATGCGGAGCTCATCAGGAGACAGACCCAGGATGCCCCGCCTCCTGAGGCGCCCGGAAGCCCCAGACATCGCCA